A single genomic interval of Pan paniscus chromosome 18, NHGRI_mPanPan1-v2.0_pri, whole genome shotgun sequence harbors:
- the PRSS54 gene encoding inactive serine protease 54, producing MRQLPMVSAAGLSGDGKMRGVLLVLLGLLYSSTSCGVQKASVFYGPDPKEGLVSSMEFPWVVSLQDSQYTHLAFGCILSEFWVLSIASAIQNRKDIVVIVGISNMDPSKIAHAEYPVNTIIIHEDFDNNSMSNNIALLKTDTAMHFGNLVQSICFLGRMPHTPPVLQNCWVSGWNPTSATGNHMTMSVLRKIFVKDLDMCPLYKLQKTECGSHTKEETKTACLGDPGSPMMCQLQQFDLWVLRGVLNFGGETCPGLFLYTKVEDYSKWITSKAERAGPPLSSLHWEKLISFSHHGPNAAMTQKTYSDSELRHVGSYLQGQRRTITHSRLGNSSRDSLDVREKDVKESGRSPEASVQPLYYDYYGGEVGEGRIFAGQNRLHQPEEIILVSFVLVFFCSSI from the exons ATGAGACAG CTGCCCATGGTGTCCGCGGCGGGTCTTTCTGGGGATGGCAAGATGCGAGGGGTGCTCCTGGTGCTGCTCGGCCTTCTCTACTCTTCCACCA GTTGTGGCGTCCAGAAAGCTTCCGTTTTCTACGGTCCTGACCCCAAGGAGGGCTTGGTCAGCAGCATGGAGTTCCCGTGGGTGGTGTCGCTGCAGGACTCCCAGTACACACACCTGGCTTTCGGCTGCATCCTGAGCGAGTTCTGGGTCCTCAGCATCGCATCCGCCATTCAGAACAG gAAGGACATTGTCGTTATAGTGGGTATAAGTAACATGGATCCTAGCAAGATTGCTCACGCAGAGTATCCAGTCAATACCATCATCATCCATGAGGACTTTGATAACAACTCCATGAGCAACAACATAGCCCTCCTGAAGACAGACACAGCGATGCATTTTGGCAACCTGGTCCAGTCCATCTGCTTCCTCGGCAGGATGCCGCATACACCACCAGTCTTGCAGAACTGCTGGGTGTCAGGATGGAATCCCACATCTGCA ACAGGAAATCACATGACGATGAGTGTCCTGAGGAAAATCTTCGTGAAAGATCTTGACATGTGTCCCCTATACAAACTCCAGAAGACAGAATGCGGCAGCCACACGAAAGAGGAAACCAAGACTGCCTGCTTG GGGGACCCAGGAAGCCCAATGATGTGCCAGCTACAGCAGTTCGATCTGTGGGTTCTGAGAGGAGTCCTGAACTTCGGTGGTGAGACGTGCCCTGGCCTGTTTCTGTACACCAAGGTGGAAGACTACAGCAAATGGATCACATCCAAGGCTGAGAGGGCCGGCCCTCCCCTGTCCTCACTCCACTGGGAAAAGTTGATTTCTTTCTCCCACCATGGACCAAATGCCGCCATGACACAGAAGACATATTCTGATTCTGAACTGCGCCATGTTGGATCATACTTGCAGGGACAAAGAAGGACCATCACGCATTCACGACTAGGAAACAGCTCTAGAGATAGTCTAGATGTTAGGGAGAAGGATGTAAAGGAATCAGGCAGGTCTCCTGAGGCGTCTGTACAACCCTTATACTATGACTATtatggtggggaggtgggggaaggtAGGATTTTTGCAGGTCAGAACAGGTTGCATCAGCCCGAAGAAATCATCTTGGTTTCCTTCGtgcttgttttcttttgcagCAGTATCTAG